CCGCCTCGAGGCCGGCGTGCTGTAGGAATACGTGCTGGGCGCCCCGTGCGGAAGCGTAGGCCGAGACGGGACCGATCGGGCGGAGCGGCGTCGCGCTCGTGATCGCCACGATCTTCCCGGCGCGGCGTTCCATCATCTGCGGGAGGACGGCCCGCACGAGGCGCATGAGTGGGTGCACCATGCCGTCGAACGCACCAACCCAGGCTTCGTCCTGGATCTCGACGACAGGCTGGAGGTCGGCCGGTGTCGAGAGGTTTGCGATCAGGATGTCGACGTGGCCGGCTTCGAGAATGAGCGTGGCGGGTGCCGCGGCGTCGGTCAGATCGCGCTCGTCCGCGACGACATCCGCACCCTCCTCGCGAAAGAGCGTACAGATGGCCGGTCCCATGTAGTCGCCGGCGCACGTGACGACGGCTCGCTTGCCCGCAAGGCGCTCTCCCATGAGGGTGCGTCTACCACGAAGAGGGTGGGGGAGGGGAAGGGCGACGGCGAAGGATTAGGGCCGCAGGCCTTGAAGTAGTTTCTCGCTGCCCGGCTCGGGGACGATTCCGACCAGGACCGCGTGCGTGCCGAGCACATCGACGGAGACGTTCATCCGGTGGGCCTGCGAGTCCACCGTGATCGCCGCTTCGGCCTTCGCCTCCAGGGCGAGTTCATCGGTGCTAATCGGCGCGTCGGACGGCTCGGTCGGCAGGTACGAACTGAACGACGCCAGGCCGGACACGCCGCGGGCCGCATTCTCGAGCGCCGAGCGCTCCTCGCCGTTCTTCACCCAGCCGACCAGATAGGCGTGCCCGCCGAAGACGTAAGGGGAGATGGAAAGGGCGGTGACGGGATCCGCCTCGACGAGTGCCCTGCGCAGCGAGGTCCGCAGCATCTTGTCATGGACGAATGCGAGCGGCTGCTCGGGGTTTCGCGCCGCTTGAAGCATCCTCCGGTAGGGGAGAAATCCGATCGCCGGAGAGACGCCTGCGGTGAGCAGCATCGTGACCACCATGGCCCCACTCGCGATGATCCGTGTCCAATCGCTCGTCCTGCCGTGCCGCCCCCTCGAAGCCGTTCCGGCCCTGATAGCCGAGGTCGAGATACGGCTGGAGGGCTGAGCTCAGGGCCTCGAGCTCGGAGTTCTCGAGGATGACGAACCTGTACTCCCGATAGTGGGCAAGCTGTTCTTCGGTGGAGTCCATTCGCGGTTCGAGTTTACTCCCGCCGCGAGACGGATGTTACGGCGCTGCGCTAGAGGAGCCCGAGTGTGACTTCGCGGCGACGGGTTGTGATGGTTTCCGGAGACTCCGGTTCGAAGCGCTCATCCGGCTCGATCTTGAAGATCGGCTGGCCTTTGGCCACGACCGTCGCGTCCTGATCTACCATGAGGTTCTTCGTGATGGTTCCGGAGAACGGCACGGAGACCTTGTTGAACATCTTCATCACCTCGATGATGAAGAGCGGCTCACCGGCCTCGAAGTGATCTCCCACGTCGATGAGCTGAGGCATGTGCGGAGCCTCGCGCGCGTAGAAAGTGCCACCCATCGGCGTCACGATCTCATCGGCGCTTGCCTGCGGCGGCGGTGCCAGCGCCCGGAGATTCGGAACCATGGCTTCTTCGTCGAGGAATCGCTCCGGGAACACAGGGACGAGGTCGTCGCCGACGGTGATCTCGAGAAAGCCCGAGTGCGCCCCGATTCGAGGGATGAGGAGCATAAGATCGAGTCCGACCTGGAATCCGCGGTGGGCGGCGACAGCGCGCTTCCACAACTCGTCGTCACCTTCGGTCAGCTTCTTGGACGGCTTCTCCGAAAAGAGTTTCTCGAGCTCGGCCGCCGTCCGTGCGCCCGTGCGCTTCTCGACCTCGGCATAGAACGCGAGCGCCGAGTCCATGATGTCCTGATCGTGGTCCCAGATGCGCTCGGAGGGCGGCTTCGCGCCGACGTGCTCGAGGTCGAGGAATTGGTAGAGCCGTTCGAGGAAGTGCACTGGGTTGTCGACAAATCGGACTTCGCCATCGCCGTGGGCGAACAGGTCGCCGTCGTATCGGCCGAGGAAGCCTCCAAGGACGTGTGAGTTCTCGAGGAGCTTCGCAATCGGGCGCAGAAGCAGGGTTTGCTTCGTTGCCAGAATCTTGCGCGCCTCGGCATCGGGCTGCTTCTTCACCAGCTCTGCGACGGCGATGTCGAGATCCACGTCGTCGACGATCTTCTGCAGCGAGCCGACGGCGGCGAGGAAGGGCTGCATGAACCCGGTGGTCGGTTCGGCCATCACGCCCTTGCCGAGGAACCACTGCACCAGTCCGTAGTGCACCGGGAGGTTCGTCTGCAGGTCATCGCCTCGCAGGGAGGTGCGGCGAAGAACTTCGGCCATTCGTTCGTAGTTGTCGCGCCGGTTCGTGCCGTCGGTGAGGACGAGCGCGACGTTCGAGTCGTACGCACCGGCGAGCCGGTAGAAGATGAACGCGCCCGTGTCCGGGTTCCGCGTGCCGATCCCCTGATCGAAGCGGATCTCGCCGGCGATCGGCGGCGACCACGAGCGGATCATGCCGCCGGCGTGCGGCTGTAGTGCTTGGTTGGTCGCGTTGATGCGGACCTCGAGACCGGAGACGTTTCGCACCGTGCGTTCGGGCTTGGGCATGCGATCGCCATGTGACGCGAGCAGGCACATCGCTTCGATCAGGTCCTCGACGTAGTACGATTCCCCGGCATCGTCGGGATTCGTGAACTTCAGCCGGTAGGCGAGCTCGGTCACGACGTGCTCGACCTGGATCCGGGTGTTCATCTCCATGAAGAAGTGGTCGAAGCCCGAGATGATGCACTCGAAGGTGGAGACCGAGTTGAGGCCGGTGGCTTCACCGAAGCGCTCGCCCTCTTTCTCCATGCGATCGAGGCAGCCTTTGTCGCCCGTGAGGATCTCGACGGCCTTCTTCTGGCTCGCTGCGCTCGCGAGCGCGATCTCGGCATCGAGGAGTTCGGCCGTGAGCGAGACTTCCAACAGTTTCTGCTCGTGCATTTGCACCGAGCAATCGCGTCCGCCGAGGGCGACGCACCAGGAGCCGTTGCCGATGAGCTGGATCTCGTTGTGGCGGGTGCTCTCGATGTTGAGCTCGACCAGGAAGTTCCGATTCGAGCCGGGCTCGACGACCTTGGATTCGGCGAGCACATCCATCACGGCCGCATCGATCTCATCGGGCGACGAGACGACGCGCTGGCCCTTCCCGCCGCCGCCGCCGATGTGCTTGAAGCGGATGCGGTAGCCGGCGTGGCTCTCCCACATCTCGGCGCTGATCGTCGCGGCCATCGCCTGGAGTTCGGCAATTGTGACGAGCTCGACCGTCGCGCCGTAGGCCTCCTGGAGGAGGTTCTCGCCGTTCTCTTCGACCGTCTGGTCGCCGTCCCACTTGAAGGTGAGATTGTGCCTTTTCGCGAGCTTCTCGAGGCCGCCTTTGTCCTTCGCGGTCTTGGCGAGTGCGCGCGAGCTGATGTCGTCGACGCCCGGAATGATGGCGTTCCCGAGGCTGCGGGCGAGCTTCTTGGCTTCGTCCTTGGCGCCGGCTCGGCGCGCGACTTGGGAAGACGGACCTACGAAGCCGAGTCCGGCCTTCTCGATGGCCTCGATGAACTCGGCGTCCTCGGCCATGAATCCGTAGCCGGCGAAGAGGTGCGTGTATCCGCGGCTCTTTGCGATTTCGATGATCTCATCGATGCGCTCGAGCTTCTCTTCTTGGCCGCTGCCCATGTAGTCCGCGACCCGATGGACATTGGAAGGGAAGCGAAGGCTGCGGAGTTCCGGGGCAAGGCAGCGCGCGTACGTGACCGAGTCTTTCTCGGAAAGCAGCATGCCGTACTCGCCGACACCGATCCGGTCGAAGACCTCGAAGGCTTCCTGACGGACCGGGCCGCGGCAGACGACGAGGATCTTCATCTCCGCGAGGGAGAACGAATCGATCCAGCTGGAACCGGCGTTGCCGGGGGCGATGGGTTCG
This DNA window, taken from Candidatus Binatia bacterium, encodes the following:
- a CDS encoding BON domain-containing protein, producing MVVTMLLTAGVSPAIGFLPYRRMLQAARNPEQPLAFVHDKMLRTSLRRALVEADPVTALSISPYVFGGHAYLVGWVKNGEERSALENAARGVSGLASFSSYLPTEPSDAPISTDELALEAKAEAAITVDSQAHRMNVSVDVLGTHAVLVGIVPEPGSEKLLQGLRP
- a CDS encoding SDR family oxidoreductase, with protein sequence MGERLAGKRAVVTCAGDYMGPAICTLFREEGADVVADERDLTDAAAPATLILEAGHVDILIANLSTPADLQPVVEIQDEAWVGAFDGMVHPLMRLVRAVLPQMMERRAGKIVAITSATPLRPIGPVSAYASARGAQHVFLQHAGLEAASHNVQINAVAQNFVKNPDYYPEDKVDGEGFQAFLKSLCPTERFAEGSESAELALFLASENSNFITGQIIPFAGGSAVNV
- a CDS encoding biotin carboxylase N-terminal domain-containing protein, which produces MKILVVCRGPVRQEAFEVFDRIGVGEYGMLLSEKDSVTYARCLAPELRSLRFPSNVHRVADYMGSGQEEKLERIDEIIEIAKSRGYTHLFAGYGFMAEDAEFIEAIEKAGLGFVGPSSQVARRAGAKDEAKKLARSLGNAIIPGVDDISSRALAKTAKDKGGLEKLAKRHNLTFKWDGDQTVEENGENLLQEAYGATVELVTIAELQAMAATISAEMWESHAGYRIRFKHIGGGGGKGQRVVSSPDEIDAAVMDVLAESKVVEPGSNRNFLVELNIESTRHNEIQLIGNGSWCVALGGRDCSVQMHEQKLLEVSLTAELLDAEIALASAASQKKAVEILTGDKGCLDRMEKEGERFGEATGLNSVSTFECIISGFDHFFMEMNTRIQVEHVVTELAYRLKFTNPDDAGESYYVEDLIEAMCLLASHGDRMPKPERTVRNVSGLEVRINATNQALQPHAGGMIRSWSPPIAGEIRFDQGIGTRNPDTGAFIFYRLAGAYDSNVALVLTDGTNRRDNYERMAEVLRRTSLRGDDLQTNLPVHYGLVQWFLGKGVMAEPTTGFMQPFLAAVGSLQKIVDDVDLDIAVAELVKKQPDAEARKILATKQTLLLRPIAKLLENSHVLGGFLGRYDGDLFAHGDGEVRFVDNPVHFLERLYQFLDLEHVGAKPPSERIWDHDQDIMDSALAFYAEVEKRTGARTAAELEKLFSEKPSKKLTEGDDELWKRAVAAHRGFQVGLDLMLLIPRIGAHSGFLEITVGDDLVPVFPERFLDEEAMVPNLRALAPPPQASADEIVTPMGGTFYAREAPHMPQLIDVGDHFEAGEPLFIIEVMKMFNKVSVPFSGTITKNLMVDQDATVVAKGQPIFKIEPDERFEPESPETITTRRREVTLGLL